In Kryptolebias marmoratus isolate JLee-2015 linkage group LG11, ASM164957v2, whole genome shotgun sequence, the following proteins share a genomic window:
- the lrrc61 gene encoding leucine-rich repeat-containing protein 61 — protein sequence MEPKREKEQQDADCEKITAVLLKLRTGEFDLESILFLKLRGLGIHDLGCIGECVNLERLDLSGNNITNVTPLAALQLLSVLNLSANKISSLEPLRSCENLQNLNVAGNIISSIENLHCLVALRKLENIRLKDNTHNYSNSVCRSASYRTAVLEMFPSLKVLDGERVVGRGSDLYQLCKDIDETIKAGSYKNGQLVEHPDCKPWVEDSYWEIKRSNNAIIEEAYKQFNDVLHECRLLNNRATHVISQTEKSMSLKKQPKQYAI from the exons ATGGAGCCTAAGCGCGAGAAGGAGCAGCAGG ATGCAGACTGTGAGAAGATAACGGCCGTGCTGCTCAAGTTGCGTACGGGAGAGTTCGATTTGGAGTCCATATTGTTCCTGAAGCTGAGAGGCCTCG GCATACACGACCTGGGATGCATCGGAGAATGTGTGAACTTGGAGAGGCTGGATCTGTCCGGGAACAACATCACGAACGTAACTCCTCTGGCCGCTCTTCAGCTTCTCTCTGTGCTGAATCTGTCCGCCAACAAGATCTCCAGTTTGG aGCCTCTTCGCAGTTGTGAAAATTTACAGAACCTAAATGTTGCTGGTAATATCATTTCCAG CATCGAGAACCTCCATTGCCTCGTCGCTCTGAGGAAGCTGGAAAACATCCGCTTGAAAGACAACACGCACAACTACAGTAACTCTG TGTGCAGAAGCGCGTCGTACAGAACTGCGGTGCTTGAGATGTTCCCCAGCCTCAAAGTGCTGGATG gagaAAGAGTTGTAGGGAGAGGAAGTGACCTGTACCAGCTATGTAAAGACATTGATGAGACAATTaagg CGGGTTCGTACAAGAACGGACAGCTCGTGGAGCACCCCGACTGTAAGCCGTGGGTGGAGGACAGTTACTGGGAGATAAAGAGGTCAAACAACGCCATCATCGAAGAAGCCTACAAACAGTTTAACG atgttcTTCATGAATGCAGACTCCTCAACAACAGAGCCACTCACGTTATTTCGCAAACGGAGAAATCCATGAGCCTGAAGAAGCAGCCGAAGCAATATGCAATCTAA
- the cib2 gene encoding calcium and integrin-binding family member 2 isoform X1, producing MGNKQTIFTDEQLDAYQDCTFFTRKEILRLHGRYHELAPHLVPMDYTNEPDCKLPLALIVDMPELKENPFRNRIVESFSEDGMGNLSFNEFVDMFSVLSETAPRELKAIYAFKIYDFNVDNYLCKEDLEKTLNRLTKEELTPEEVDLVCEKTIDEADLDGDNKLSYSDFENMISRAPDFLSTFHIRI from the exons ATGGGCAATAAGCAAACTATCTTCACCGATGAGCAACTTGATGCTTACCAG GACTGCACATTCTTCACTCGCAAAGAAATTTTGCG ATTGCACGGCAGATACCACGAGCTGGCTCCACACCTCGTACCGATGGACTACACCAACGAACCTGACTGTAAACTGCCGTTAGCGCTGATAGTTGACATGCCGGAATTAAAG GAAAACCCGTTCCGCAACAGGATTGTGGAGTCGTTCTCGGAGGACGGGATGGGGAACCTGAGTTTCAACGAATTTGTTGACATGTTCTCAGTCCTCAGTGAAACGGCACCTCGAGAACTTAAGGCCATTTATGCTTTTAAGATATACG ATTTTAATGTGGATAATTACCTGTGCAAAGAGGACCTCGAGAAGACTCTAAACAGGCTGACAAAGGAGGAGCTGACTCCCGAGGAGGTCGATTTGGTGTGCGAGAAAACCATCGATGAGGCCGATCTAGATGGAGACAATAAACTCTCTTACTCTGATTTTGAAAATATGATATCCAGGGCTCCAGATTTCTTAAG TACTTTCCATATCCGTATCTGA
- the cib2 gene encoding calcium and integrin-binding family member 2 isoform X2, with translation MDYTNEPDCKLPLALIVDMPELKENPFRNRIVESFSEDGMGNLSFNEFVDMFSVLSETAPRELKAIYAFKIYDFNVDNYLCKEDLEKTLNRLTKEELTPEEVDLVCEKTIDEADLDGDNKLSYSDFENMISRAPDFLSTFHIRI, from the exons ATGGACTACACCAACGAACCTGACTGTAAACTGCCGTTAGCGCTGATAGTTGACATGCCGGAATTAAAG GAAAACCCGTTCCGCAACAGGATTGTGGAGTCGTTCTCGGAGGACGGGATGGGGAACCTGAGTTTCAACGAATTTGTTGACATGTTCTCAGTCCTCAGTGAAACGGCACCTCGAGAACTTAAGGCCATTTATGCTTTTAAGATATACG ATTTTAATGTGGATAATTACCTGTGCAAAGAGGACCTCGAGAAGACTCTAAACAGGCTGACAAAGGAGGAGCTGACTCCCGAGGAGGTCGATTTGGTGTGCGAGAAAACCATCGATGAGGCCGATCTAGATGGAGACAATAAACTCTCTTACTCTGATTTTGAAAATATGATATCCAGGGCTCCAGATTTCTTAAG TACTTTCCATATCCGTATCTGA
- the LOC108229999 gene encoding SH2 domain-containing protein 7: protein MCVTVNVICLYLPVGSQLKHFQLEIRDDAKRRVSMFSTMTPGSNHTVVITRAGLESDCCMSCRQQKARSENICYFSHSRQKDPHHPKSPRFRTHVKLCFKDRVRMERREPTGEPNDEETKGKLRELASKWFIDTQVPLIVNNGLFPSWFMGFISRKDAENLLKEKELGCYLIRLSDKAIGYILSYKGRDRCRHFVISQSETGQFVVCGDTERHSTLLELIEYYKMSPIEPFEEYLTTPCFRDYSEGLYDIIQVSPKDKPEVVLRAAKKQQKQQNNSSSDHRPTRQPKSNKTEEEVPPLPRRSRQLDTGTFTEEHGSVVYAQLKKHTVKENQRAQHVSQDNLPLANQRKAERSTAKEQNNGRCSPPSGPESIYSELNPLDSKSKSLPLLDSSSNTQQSYRLSVPPDTPPRLSPKPVRQAAGCAPQPKGSQSLDGMSDSAIYHLAGAASFNNQSSLAEQQADSLYAEVGLESPAVNQDGTYELLPAHEEPAKPDRPRPNGSHEPVDDNKRKYHNSSWGIKNDKWKWLFPEARRK from the exons ATGTGTGTAACTGTAAATGTCATCTGTCTATATCTCCCAGTCGGGTCACAGTTGAAACACTTTCAGTTGGAGATTAGAGACGACGCCAAGAGGAGGGTTTCAATGTTTTCTACCATGACACCAGGTTCAAACCACACAGTGGTAATCACAAGGGCAG gactTGAGAGCGACTGCTGCATGTCGTGCAGACAGCAGAAAGCCCGATCTGAGAATATCTGCTACTTTTCACATTCAAGACAAAAAGATCCACACCATCCGAAGTCCCCCCGCTTCAGGACCCATGTGAAGTTGTGCTTCAAG GATAGGGTGAGAATGGAGCGAAGGGAGCCAACGGGGGAGCCTAACGATGAAGAAACCAAAGGCAAACTCAGAGAACTGGCCTCAAAGTGGTTCATAGACACTCAGGTGCCACTTATCGTCAACAACGGCCTCTTCCCCTCCTGGTTTATGGGCTTCATCAGCAGAAA GGATGCTGAGAACCTTCTCAAAGAAAAGGAGCTTGGATGTTACTTGATTCGTCTCAGCGATAAGGCTATCGGATACATACTGTCTTATAA AGGCAGAGATCGGTGTCGACACTTCGTGATTAGCCAAAGTGAGACGGGACAGTTTGTGGTGTGTGGAGACACTGAGCGGCACAGCACTTTACTTGAACTGATAGAGTACTATAAAATGAGTCCCATTGAGCCATTTGAGGAGTATTTGACGACCCCGTGCTTTAGG GACTACAGTGAAGGCCTTTATGATATCATCCAAGTTAGCCCCAAAGACAAACCTGAAGTTGTCCTCAGAGCTGCgaagaaacagcaaaaacagcagaataacTCATCCTCAGACCACCGACCGACACGGCAACCAAAgagcaacaaaactgaagag gaagtaccaCCTTTGCCGCGGCGGAGCAGGCAACTTGACACCGGCACCTTCACTGAGGAACATGGCAGCGTTGTGTATGCTCAGCTCAAGAAGCACACCGTCAAAGAGAACCAAAGAGCCCAGCACGTCTCACAGGACAATTTACCGTTGGCCAACCAACGGAAAGCCGAGAGGTCGACAGCCAAGGAACAGAACAACGGCAGGTGTAGTCCCCCGTCAGGACCCGAATCCATTTACTCTGAACTTAACCCTCTGGACAGCAAAAGCAAGTCTCTGCCGCTGCTGGATAGCAGCTCCAACACCCAGCAGTCCTACAGACTGAGCGTGCCTCCCGACACCCCGCCCAGACTGTCCCCCAAGCCGGTCAGGCAGGCCGCCGGCTGTGCCCCGCAGCCGAAGGGCAGCCAGAGCTTGGATGGCATGAGCGACAGCGCCATCTATCACCTGGCCGGCGCAGCGTCCTTTAACAATCAGTCGTCGCTGGCAGAGCAGCAGGCCGATTCTTTGTATGCCGAGGTTGGCCTTGAAAGCCCTGCTGTGAATCAGGACGGCACATACGAGCTGCTCCCCGCCCACGAGGAGCCCGCCAAGCCCGACAGGCCAAGACCCAACGGCAGCCACGAGCCTGTGGACGACAACAAACGCAAATACCACAACTCGTCCTGGGGAATAAAG AATGACAAATGGAAATGGCTCTTTCCCGAAGCGAGGAGGAAATAG